One genomic window of Bacillota bacterium includes the following:
- the pstS gene encoding phosphate ABC transporter substrate-binding protein PstS: protein MKVSTAGTRLAVGTLFKVLSSIGLILAAAAVPASVASRTVSLTGAGASFPYPVYSKWIDEYHKLHPEVRINYQSIGSGGGIRQLMAGTVDFGGSDAYLSDEQLRSAPAKLLHIPTVMGAVAVTYNLPGLARPLRLTPDVLADIFLGRITRWNDRRIREANPGVSLPNRPIVVVRRSDGSGTTFIFTSYLSRVSQDWAQRVGSGTAVSWPVGVGAPQNDGVAGQVRQIPGAIGYVELAYALQNRMAYAALRNRDGEFVLPSLESTSAAAAGVTVPDDLRTLIVDAPGKDSYPIAAFTYILIQEAQPDAVKGKALVDFLWWAVHDGQKFAPVLHYAPLPPSVVERVEKALRQVTYQGKPLLKP, encoded by the coding sequence GTGAAAGTCTCTACTGCCGGGACTCGCCTGGCCGTTGGAACGCTTTTCAAGGTTTTGTCAAGCATCGGGCTCATACTGGCCGCCGCCGCTGTGCCCGCTTCGGTGGCGTCACGCACCGTCAGCCTGACCGGGGCAGGCGCTTCGTTCCCGTACCCCGTCTACAGCAAGTGGATCGACGAATACCACAAGCTCCATCCCGAGGTTCGCATCAACTACCAATCCATCGGCAGCGGCGGCGGGATCCGGCAGCTCATGGCGGGGACGGTTGACTTCGGCGGCAGCGATGCCTACCTCTCCGACGAGCAGCTCCGGTCGGCGCCCGCGAAGCTCCTCCACATCCCAACCGTCATGGGCGCCGTAGCCGTCACCTACAACCTCCCCGGGCTCGCCCGGCCCCTCCGGTTGACCCCAGACGTCCTGGCCGACATCTTCCTTGGCCGCATTACGCGCTGGAACGACCGCCGCATACGCGAGGCCAACCCCGGAGTCTCGCTTCCAAACCGGCCCATCGTGGTGGTGCGCCGCAGCGACGGCAGCGGGACGACCTTCATCTTCACGAGCTACCTCTCCAGGGTCAGCCAGGACTGGGCGCAGCGGGTTGGCAGCGGAACGGCCGTGTCGTGGCCCGTCGGCGTGGGCGCGCCGCAGAATGACGGCGTGGCGGGCCAGGTGCGACAGATACCGGGAGCGATCGGCTACGTGGAACTCGCCTATGCGCTCCAGAACAGGATGGCGTACGCGGCGCTGCGCAACCGGGACGGTGAGTTCGTGCTGCCGTCCCTGGAGAGCACCAGCGCGGCGGCTGCCGGCGTCACGGTACCCGACGACCTCCGGACGCTCATCGTGGACGCGCCCGGTAAAGACTCCTACCCCATTGCGGCGTTTACCTACATCCTCATCCAGGAGGCGCAGCCCGATGCGGTGAAGGGTAAGGCGCTGGTGGATTTTCTGTGGTGGGCCGTACACGACGGCCAGAAATTCGCCCCGGTGCTGCATTACGCGCCCCTGCCCCCGTCCGTGGTGGAGCGGGTGGAGAAGGCGTTGCGCCAGGTGACCTATCAGGGAAAGCCGCTGCTGAAGCCATGA